The Coregonus clupeaformis isolate EN_2021a chromosome 8, ASM2061545v1, whole genome shotgun sequence genome has a segment encoding these proteins:
- the si:dkey-171c9.3 gene encoding uncharacterized protein si:dkey-171c9.3 has translation MVPMEVSNGVQNVPEPSPESVELKVLDPSPDNESPIHCFAHTLAEDIVHSATYESSSGCPPVQERLAEKLASLAITAALKEAIGSELFWSNTRSWSYSNPSPSSDRREQGLHNTIHGEVHMQTEMSGNSETPQSNPNVTIKSHSSGSSTSTSQPSKYALSYCSFLPQSGLPTVGSLDYPDAPPTTPLLPEMVQSRASFTRKLKGRLAKEFLPSPPPPTPKEKHREGGLALETVGEVEDTREGEEFMGRLLRSLSLECSEREEVWKEEEEFDIPTGILTDGNGEVSHEERGPHGRRAKLMVYVDALSDEITTWMTNNMTNIDDLSLMSDQMADQIITSSMSEVRLRRYVGRLVSDALSLGWEEQKAASLHDSLVLRQEQIGRGEPNPTDQEAHLIVYPYPYPTTPNQSSSIQLCSPKPNEMDLDLTTNTAHPPAHSPTSVISQSYAEDLARAVVRCCVIEASRKQCM, from the exons ATG GTTCCAATGGAGGTGTCGAATGGGGTCCAGAATGTTCCAGAACCTAGTCCAGAAAGTGTGGAACTGAAGGTTCTAGATCCCAGCCCAGACAATGAAAGCCCCATTCACTGTTTCGCCCACACCTTGGCTGAAGACATAGTACACTCAGCTACATATGAGTCCTCATCCGGATGTCCTCCAGTCCAGGAGAGATTGGCTGAGAAGTTAGCCTCTCTGGCCATCACAGCTGCCTTGAAGGAAGCAATTGGAAGTGAGCTCTTTTGGTCTAACACAAGATCTTGGTCCTATTCCAACCCCAGCCCATCCTCAGATAGAAGGGAGCAGGGTCTACACAATACAATACATGGAGAGGTTCATATGCAAACAGAGATGAGTGGCAATAGTGAGACACCTCAATCCAATCCCAATGTGACCATCAAGTCCCACAGCTCTGGATCCTCCACCTCCACTTCACAACCTTCCAAGTACGCCCTCTCCTACTGCTCCTTCTTACCCCAGTCGGGGCTTCCCACAGTGGGATCACTGGACTACCCGGACGCCCCACCAACCACCCCTCTTCTCCCAGAGATGGTCCAGAGCAGGGCTAGCTTTACCCGAAAACTAAAGGGGCGTCTGGCTAAAGAGTTCCTCCCCTCGCCCCCTCCCCCTACCCCCAAGGAAAAGCACAGAGAGGGGGGGCTGGCGTTGGAGACCGTGGGGGAGGTCGAGGACACCCGGGAGGGGGAGGAATTCATGGGGCGTCTGTTACGCTCTCTTTCTCTAGAGTGTTCTGAGAGAGAGGAAGTTTGGAAAGAAGAGGAAGAGTTTGATATACCAACAGGTATTTTGACTGACGGCAATGGCGAAGTCAGTCATGAAGAGCGAGGACCCCACGGAAGGAGAGCCAAGTTGATGGTATATGTAGATGCACTCTCTGATGAGATCACCACCTGGATGACAAATAACATGACAAATATTGACGACCTCTCTCTGATGTCTGATCAAATGGCTGATCAAATCATTACATCCTCCATGAGTGAGGTGAGGCTGAGGAGGTACGTTGGAAGGCTGGTCTCGGATGCACTCTCCCTTGGCTGGGAAGAGCAGAAGGCAGCCTCTCTCCATGACTCCCTAGTTCTCCGACAGGAACAGATAGGGAGAGGGGAACCAAACCCAACGGACCAAGAGGCTCATCTAATTGTCTATCCTTATCCATATCCAACCACTCCCAACCAGTCATCCAGCATCCAACTTTGTTCGCCCAAACCCAATGAGATGGATCTGGATCTGACCACCAACACAGCCCACCCTCCAGCCCACTCTCCAACCTCTGTAATCAGTCAGTCCTATGCTGAAGACTTGGCCCGAGCTGTGGTGAGGTGTTGTGTGATAGAAGCCTCCAGGAAGCAGTGTATGTAG